The Arthrobacter methylotrophus genome segment GTGAGTTGCTCAAGCGGCGGCATGGTCCAGTGGTTGCGGTCCAGCACGCTCACGCGCTGCGGATGCTGCGGCGGATGGCTGCGGCGTTCGATGTGCCACAACACTAGCGACATCAGACGGCGATGACGAGCCGCCGATCAGGATCGCGCCGATCTCGAACTCGCCGATGCCGGGAAACAGCACCGCCGCCGTCAGGATGACGGAGAGCATCACCAGCACCGCCACCACGCGCGGTGAAGATGTTCGTGGCGCGGCCGTTCGTCCAGGGGCCCCAGTACGGCCTTGTCGTTGCACAACAGCACAGGAACAACCGTGGCGCTTGCAACAATACGCCGCGAGTGATTGCACCGCGTTGGTCAGCAGTCCAGCGGCACCCCGGGGTGAGCACCAGGCCAGCGGCCAGCAGCGTCAGGCCGAAGTAGATCGCGTAGAAACCCTTGGCCTCGGTCGGCTTGCGGTGCAGCGAATGCCGCACTGCAAACACATCGCCGATCGCATACGCGGTGGAAAGCGACAGCGCCCGCGCCGATGATGCTGGCGTCGAGCAGCGCAATTGGCAAACAGCACGCCGGCCCAGCGGCCCGAATGGGCTTCCAGCCTTTGCCGTACCCAGCGATCGCTGTAGTGGCCGAACTCGGGGTGCTGTGGAAGGCCTGCGCGCTGAATGCAATCATCGCCACCGCGCGGCAATCACGAGCACGAGCCCAGCCACAGGTCGCGCGCTCATAGCGAATGAAGCGTGCGGTGGATGCGCTTGTCGATCACGTAGCTCTGCTGGAAGAACAACTGCCACGGCGCGACCGTCGTGCCCACGAGGCGATGATCAGCAGCATCACTTCGGCCAGCGGTGTGCCCACGGCAATGCGGGTACGAAGAAAATCGCGCGCCACCTGCCCCATCGGCGGATGCACCATCACGAAGACGGGATCACGTGAGGCTGCCTGCCACCAGCGCCAGGGCAAAGCGCTCGAAGCGGCGGAAGTCGCCGGTGGACGCGGCCAGCATCACCAGCGCGGCCGCTGCGCAAACGCCCAGTGGCGGGGATGCCGAGGTACTCCAGCGCAGGCTGATGCGATGAACTCCGTCACCAGCGTCAGCGCGTTCACCAGAAACAGATCGATGACGGAGAAGCTGCCCCAGAATTTGCCGAAGCGTGCGAAGATCAGCCGCGCATGGCCGACACGGTGACGGCGCCAGAGGCCAGCACCATCTCCTGGTTCACGTACAGCACGGGGATCAGGAGCAACAGGTCCACAGCAGCGTGGTGCCGTAGTTCTGCCCCGCCTGCGATGTACGTGCCGAAGGCGCCGGCATCGTTGTCGCCAACCATCACGATCAGGCCCGCCCGGGATGGCCAGCAGCGTACGCAAGCGCGCACGCCAGCTATCCCGCGCACGGTGTCGTGATGCGCGGATGGTGCCGAGCGCACCGCGAATGTCGCCCACGTGGCGTCGTCGAGCGCGGCGTGGCGTGGTGGGGCGTCGATGCCCGATGCGAATTGGGTCATAGCGACCTCCGATTTGTTATTGGGTGGTTGGATATTACAGTACGTGCGCGACAACCGGATGGCGGCAGCGGCGTAGCGTGGTTGGGAGCGCTTGGCCACCGTCGCCGGTACGCGGTTGCGTGGCGGACGCGGTGCCGGTACGCTCGGGCGCACCCGCACGGGCCTGCACAAACGGCGAGCTGAATGGCCGTACGATCGCCGGAAAAACGACGGGCGGGGATGTTGAATTTGCGCATGCGTGACTCCTCGCCGCATGGGCACGATAGGTGCACGGCATGCGGCAATCGCCGCGGCGGGGTGATACCGGGCGGCATGTTCGAACAATCAAGGAGCGATGCGGACACCGCTGCTTGCCTGGGCGGCAAGTCAGCAGCAGGGAACAACCGTGCGGCGGACTCGCCTAGTGGGAAACAGAGGTAGATGTCGGGTAAGGTCGACTCGGACTGTCCATATGGTCCTCCTGTGGTTAGAACTCGGCGTGGGCGCGCACGCCCACGAACTTCGCCGGACCGCGATCGCGGTTGTAGCCCGGGTTCTGGATGAGCTGGAAGTCAGGTGATCGCCAGCGCCTTGGTCACTTGCAAACTATAAATAGTTCGAGCACACGTTCGTGGCATAGTTCAATGCGCCATCACCAGGAACGCGCCGCTGCCACGGCCGCCAGATAGGCGCGGTGATCCGGCCCCAGCATGTTCACCGCAAAGGCAGCGCCCAGCACATCGTTCGGACGGCGCCACGCCGTGCCCTTGAGCAAGCCCCGAACGACACGCTACGGCCGACCTCGGTAAAGGCATACGTTTCGGTCTTGTCATCCGACCAGTTCAAGCGTGCGAACAAGCCGAGGTTATCGCCGGCCTTCTGCTCAATCGAAAGTCCCACGCCCACCTTGGCATGCTCGCGGCGCACCAGCCCCGACGTCGGCGCTGCATCCGTGGCGGCGCCGCGGGCGATCGCATCGTCAAAGCGCCCCATGCGCGCCCGGTTGCGCCAGCGAGCAGGGCACCTTCCCCTCTTGGCCGAGCAGTGTGTAGCTCTTTTCCAGTTCGAGCATGTCGCCGTAGTGCTTTAGGAAGCGTGTATCGAGCGTAGGCCGTTCGATTCCACCGCTGCAAAAGCGGCCCGCGCGCACAGCCCAGCTGTTCTCGCTGTCGATATATCAAGCGCCACGCCCCAGCTATAGCCGCGCGCGTCCGCCGCGTAGTCGAAAGACGGATGCGTCATGAACGACCAGTTCAGGAACTGCGTGCGCGGGTCGTGCGCATATTCCACCGCATCAAATACATCGAGCACCGGCAGGTTGCCGGCGGTCAGCACCACGCGGCGCTTGTCGATGATGTCGGCAAACTGGTTGAAATCTGCATCGATCTTTTCAGTATCGCGCCCAGGCCCCAGGTTTGGCGCACGAAAGCGCGAGCGCGGTACAGCGTGGGTGGCGCCGGAGGTCTTGGCAACTCGCCGTTGGATAGGCCGCCCATGCCATGCAGTTCCGAGAACGCCACCCCCTGCGAGACTTCCGGGTTGAAGTGGAACTCCGCGCCATGCCACAACGCATGCCCAGATCTAGCGTGGCCGTGAACGAATAGCTCTTGGCGCGGGCTGCGCCGAGGCTGTTGTCACCGCTGTAGGCGGCATCGAAGGCGGCTTGCGCTGCCACACGTAGGTGGTCTGGCCATGGAAGCCGAAACGGTCGTCCAACTCGCCGCCGGCGATCAGCGGCGCCTATCCACGGGCGCCGCTTGCACCTGATCCGGTGCATCGGCGGCGCGTGCCCCGGACACGGTCGACGCTATGGCCGCCACGGCCATTAGCACGCGAAACTCCAGCCAACGGACGGTTCGCAACCCAAGCGTACTGCAGCTTCGAGAAAAAACAGCATGACCCCCTCGTCCGCATCTATTGACGGACGTAGGCAATGCCGGCCACGGACCTCACGATGGCGCGCAGACATACGCAGCACTTGGCCGTGTCGGATTTACAACATTAATTCAGGGAGGACTTGCGAAGAGAACCCACGCAAGAGCCACCACCTACCGTGCAATGGCGTAGGCAGTGGCGAGAAGGACAACCAACGCGCCTGGACTGCTTAGCCGTTTCAATGTGCGATCAAGATCGACTAGAACAACTGTCCATGGAGATCACTCCGTAGCTGTGACGGGGCGCAGAGTAACAAAGTGTGGTTGGAGTCGGCAAGCGTTTTCTTCCTGTGTAAACGCCCAACAAAATCTGCCGTCCCCAGAAGCGCGACCACACACTACTGTAATAGGTGGGGTACGCCGAGAACTCCGGGGCAGCCGCATAAGCAGCCGCCCGCATACAGCGCCAGCAAATGCTGCTGGTTTGCGCGCTGCTCATAGCTTCGCTATTCGTAGTTTTCTTCGCTTACATCTGCGGCTTCCTTAGACGCGCGACAATAGGCGTACCGTCCCACTGCAACTGGCCTATGTCCATTCGTTCTGCGACCCCTGCCTTGGCTGCCGCGCTGCTGTTCGGCGCGAGCACGCCCTTGGCAAGACCCTGACGGTGCGATCTCGCCCAATCTTGCTGGCGGGATTGCTTTATCTGGGAAGCGGCCTCGTTTAGCGGGCGTTCTGCTGGTTCGGCGGCTGACAGAAAATCCGGTGAGACGGCGCGCCCGGGACCGGCCATCCCGCGCCGCGAGATTCCCTGGTTGCTCGGGGCGATCCTGGCCGGCGGCGTGGCGGGCCGGCGCTGCTCATGACGGGATTGGCGCATACCAGCGCCGCCCGGCATCGCTGCTGCTGAACGTCGAAGGCGTCTTCACCGCGCTGATCGCGTGGATCGTCTTCAAGGAAAACGCGGATCGGCAGATCGTGCTGGGCATGGTTGCCATCGTCGCGGGCGGGGTGCTGCTGTCGTGGCAGCCGATGCGGCCACCTGTCGCCGAGCGCGCTGCTGATCGTGGCGGCCTGCGCCTGCTGGGCTATCGACAACAACCTGACGCGCAACGTCTCCTCGAACGACGCGGTACTGGTTGCGTGCCTGAAGGGCCTGGTGGCCGGCACTTGCAATACAGGATTCGCGCTGGCCGCAGGCCATGCGTTGCCGGCCGCATGGCCTCTGGTTTCGGCCATGCTGATCGGCTTCGCTGGCTATGTGTGAGCTTGGCGTTGTTCGTGATCGCATTGCGGCACTGGGGACCGCGCGCACGGGGGGCGTATTTTTCGGTAGCGCCGCTGTTCGGCGTCGTCATTTCGTTTGTCATCTGGCCGGAGGTTCCGGGCGCGTCGTTCTGGATTGCGGGGTGCTGATGGCGATCGGTGTTTGGCTCCACTGCGCGAGCGGCACGAGCACGAACACATGCACGAGCCGATGGAGCACATGCACGCGCATCGACACGACGAAACCATCAACACGAGCACGACTTTCCTGGGATGGCAAGGAGCCGCATGTCCACGCCCACCGGCATGAGGTGTGGCCCACAAGCATCCGCATTACCCGGATATCCACCACCGCCACACGCATTGATTCGCGATGTCTGACGTCGATCGCTATCTTGAAGCTGCCACCGCGACAACACGCGGCGCAGCTACCAATCGCGATCGGCATTTCGAAGTCGAATGGGGTGGCTTTCTGCGGCCAGCGCCGACGCGATCGCACGCTACTCGCCAAACACGCCGATACGCTGTCACTCAACACGTTGCGGACGCGCTTGGCGGCGCTCGGGCAATGGCACCAGAGCCAGGATTTCCCGACCCGACCAAGGCGCCGCACGTGCGCAAGGTGCTCAAGGGCATAGCCGCACTGCACCCCGCAACCGAGAAGCGCGCCAGCCCCTGCAGCTCACGCAGCTTGAGCAACTGGTCGCCTGGTGGACGCGCGGCTTGCGCATGCCAGCGCTACCGGCGACGTGCGGACCTATGCCACACACGCCGCCGACAAGGCGCTCGTGCTCATCGGCTTCTGGCGGGGTTTTCGGTCCGACGAACTGGCCGGATGCGCGTTTGAACACATCGAGGTCGAAACCGGCCGCGGCATGACCGTGTTTCTGCCGCGTACCAAGGCAGATCGCGCCCAGCACGGCACCACATTCAAGGCGCCGGCGCTCTCGCGCCTATGCCCGGTGGCTGCCTTCGAGGCGGTGATTGCGGGCGTCAGGAATGACCGACGGGCCGGTATTCCGCCGGATCGACCGTGGGGGAATGTTGGGGACGAAGCGCTCCACGCCGGCAGCTTCGTGCCGTTGCTGCGCGCGCTTTTCGGTGCAGCGGAATTGCCGCGCCCGACAGCTACAGCAGCCACTCGTTGCGGCGCGGCTTCGCGACCTGGGCCAACGCGAACCAGTGGGATCTCAAGATCTGATGGAATACGTCGGCTGGAAGGACGTGCGCTCAGCCATGCGCTACATCGACGCGGCCGACCCATTCGCGCAGCACCGCATTGAAACGGCGCTGTCGGTGGCACCACCACCGACGCGCAGGAAACGCGGTTGACGGTGGACATCTACATCGAGCGCAACAGCAAATTCGTGCGCGGCATGTCCAAGGCCGCCGGTGGATCGAGCAGTTCTGCCTGTCAGTACCAGATGCGCGTGTTCGAGAAACGCCGCCCCCGCTACGAAATCGTCATGCCGTTCGCCGCCGGCCCCGAGTTGGAGCAAGCTATCGAGGAGCTGATCGCGGAGATGCATGAGAACGCGGATCTGCAACTGCTTATCGAGGTGACGCTGCACGATCCGCTGACCGACACTATTGGAGCTGACCGCGCGCGACGGTTATGCGCTCCCGTTGGGTGGACGGGCAGCGCTGGTCGGCTGAGGTTACGATGCTGCGCGCCGCTGGGGCACCTCAAGCAGCGCGTCCTGGTACAAGTGAATCGGAAAGCTCAAGATACCCGGAAATTCACGTGCGCGATTGCGCCGGTCCCATCCGGCGTAGCAGTCATCGTCGATCCGCTGCCCCTTGCCACGCCAGGCATCGACCGTGATTTGCATGCGCTGCGTGTTCCAGCCAATCACCAAGTTCGTCAGCAGCGTCAGCGACCCGGAAATCGCAATCATCTCGTCCTGACCCGCCACGATCGTGCTGCATCTTGCTGGAGTAGATGGCCCGCTGGAGCTGGTGCACCGATTCGCCCCGGTTGAGCAGCGTGCGCAGCTCCCGCCGAAACTCGGTGTTGCTGAAAAAATCGCACAGAAACAGCGTGCGCAGCAGCTTGCCCAGGTGATCAGTTGCCGGTGGATCGGGTCGCCTTGGCCGCCGCTGCCAAATCGCTGCAGCGCCACGATTGCGCTCACGCGCCCCGAGTGAATGGAGGCCACCAGGCGCAGCAAACCATCCAGCCTTCACGGATCGCCTTGAGCGATATCTCATACGAGACGGCACCGGCCAATCCGTCTGGCGCTTGCAGACCGCGCGGCAAGTACAGCTTGCGCTCTGACAGGTTGCAGACCAGGGACACAGGTCGAAACCGAGCAATTTGGCCACCGCCATCCCACGTTCGTGTATCCATGGGTATCACGGCAAGGCGGAGCAACCCCCCGTCAGTACGGTCTCGTTGTGGCGCATGACGCCTTCGATCGCGACGCCGGCTGGCGTTCGTTGAGCACCATCGGCTGGTTGTAGACGATCCGTGCTGGTCCAGCACATGCTATAGACGCCAACCGCATGGGTACGGCGGCGCGGATCGGCGCGGCATAGAACAGGTGCGGTGAGGTATCTGGCTCATCGAGTCGCTCGACCCAATTGGCCCGTCCCACAGCTCGGTGATCGCGTGCGTGCGCTGGAACTCCACCACTCGTTCATTCGCACGGCGCAATCGCCCAGGATCTCCAGGGCGCGCATCGCGGTGGAGACGTGCGGCGGGTCCAGCCGAGGATCATGGCCGCCACACCCTTGGCATCCAGTTCGGTGCCATGGGCAAGAAGCCCGGCGTTAGAGCGCGATCAGCTCGTGCGCGTCGCGGGCCTTGCGGGCCAGCAGCACTTCGCTGAAATTGGTACGCGCATCCATTTCCAGGATCATGTCGGCAAACTGCACGTTGCCGATATCTTGAATAGCAGGTCCCGGGTGCGCGAGGGGTGGCATCGGTGTCCGCCGCTTCGAGCGGCGACTGGTGCAGCACGCCATCTGCATCAATGGTGAAGTGGCCGCTTCGCGGGCTCGTCCAATGC includes the following:
- a CDS encoding carbohydrate porin, with the translated sequence MVLTAGNLPVLDVFDAVEYAHDPRTQFLNWSFMTHPSFDYAADARGYSWGVALDISTARTAGLCARAAFAAVESNGLRSIHAS